In Kineococcus sp. NBC_00420, a single genomic region encodes these proteins:
- a CDS encoding oxygenase MpaB family protein → MPRLPRLPLTAVLPPPPSAGVVGDPGVCVPGGEFQRVSAERAVVLGGPAAILLQVAHPLVAEGVAVHSDYTSGPAHRLLGTLQAALTIAFGDTEQAHAIARHVGAQHARVRGTTRTDAPGTPAGTPYRANDPDLALWVHATLVWTARRVAERYVGLVLSPEQRERHWQESKPFARLFAVPDRALPGSVEEFDAYVERTVAGLVVTDAARRVAGDVLTQRTAPPLPGVAALARSITADLLPLRLALDYGIAPTRGRRTAAGLLRTGLRAARPVLPQRLAEWPHAEVSRRRVRASPSRTSVGPDGTAG, encoded by the coding sequence GTGCCCCGGCTCCCGCGACTGCCCCTGACCGCGGTCCTCCCACCGCCCCCGTCCGCGGGGGTGGTGGGCGACCCCGGGGTCTGCGTCCCCGGTGGTGAGTTCCAGCGGGTCAGCGCCGAACGGGCCGTCGTCCTCGGCGGACCGGCGGCGATCCTGCTCCAGGTCGCGCACCCCCTCGTCGCCGAAGGCGTCGCGGTGCACAGCGACTACACCTCCGGTCCGGCGCACCGGCTGCTGGGCACGTTGCAGGCCGCGCTGACCATCGCCTTCGGGGACACCGAGCAGGCGCACGCGATCGCCCGCCACGTCGGCGCGCAGCACGCCCGGGTCCGCGGGACCACCCGCACCGACGCCCCCGGCACCCCGGCCGGGACCCCCTACCGCGCCAACGACCCCGACCTCGCGCTCTGGGTCCACGCGACGCTGGTGTGGACCGCCCGACGCGTCGCGGAACGCTACGTCGGTCTCGTCCTCAGCCCCGAGCAGCGCGAACGGCACTGGCAGGAGTCGAAACCGTTCGCGCGGCTCTTCGCCGTCCCCGACCGTGCCCTGCCCGGCAGCGTCGAGGAGTTCGACGCCTACGTCGAGCGGACCGTCGCCGGACTGGTCGTGACCGACGCGGCCCGGCGGGTGGCGGGCGACGTCCTCACCCAGCGGACCGCTCCCCCGTTGCCCGGCGTGGCGGCGCTGGCCCGCAGCATCACGGCCGACCTGCTGCCGCTGCGGTTGGCGCTCGACTACGGCATCGCCCCGACGCGGGGACGACGCACCGCCGCCGGCCTCCTCCGCACCGGGTTGCGGGCCGCGAGACCCGTGCTGCCGCAACGCCTCGCCGAGTGGCCGCACGCCGAGGTGTCCCGGCGACGCGTCCGGGCGTCGCCCTCCCGGACGTCCGTCGGACCCGACGGGACCGCGGGATGA
- a CDS encoding MOSC domain-containing protein, whose product MAVISSVNVGRQRPIAAKSGTSGIDKRPVVGPVAVRAPGPKGEGGSGLDGDHISDTKNHGGDHQAVYAYAREDLDRWEGELGRPLSNGVFGENLTTSGLAVNEAVIGERWSIGEVVLQVSCPRIPCVTFAVWLGEQRWLPRFTRARVPGAYLRVLTPGTLSAGMQVRVLDVPAHGVSVATAFAAFTTQPDLLPLLSGVPELPPEDSEVVARRLAQH is encoded by the coding sequence GTGGCCGTCATCTCGAGCGTCAACGTCGGCCGGCAGCGACCCATCGCGGCGAAGTCGGGGACCAGTGGCATCGACAAACGCCCGGTCGTCGGCCCGGTAGCGGTGCGAGCGCCCGGCCCCAAGGGCGAAGGTGGCAGCGGCCTGGACGGTGATCACATCAGCGACACCAAGAACCACGGCGGCGACCACCAGGCCGTCTACGCCTACGCCCGCGAGGACCTGGACCGGTGGGAGGGCGAACTGGGCCGTCCGCTCTCCAACGGCGTCTTCGGGGAGAACCTCACCACCTCGGGGTTGGCCGTGAACGAAGCGGTCATCGGCGAACGGTGGTCCATCGGTGAGGTGGTCCTGCAGGTTTCCTGCCCGCGGATCCCGTGCGTGACGTTCGCGGTGTGGTTGGGAGAGCAGCGGTGGTTGCCGCGATTCACCCGAGCGCGTGTTCCCGGGGCCTACCTGAGGGTGCTGACGCCGGGAACGCTCAGCGCCGGCATGCAGGTCAGGGTTCTGGACGTGCCGGCGCACGGGGTGAGCGTGGCGACGGCCTTCGCGGCGTTCACCACGCAGCCGGATCTGCTGCCGCTGCTGAGCGGCGTCCCGGAACTACCCCCGGAGGATTCCGAGGTAGTCGCTCGTCGCCTCGCTCAGCACTGA
- a CDS encoding TIGR03621 family F420-dependent LLM class oxidoreductase yields the protein MSEHPIHVSLQASPQDASSWVDLARRCEDAGFRALLVSDHPGSGPSPFTALAAAATATTTLRLGTYVLNAGIRDALLIAADTATLDVVSDGRADVGIGAGHTPAEWEMTGRTRPDAAGRIRHLIDVAGAVRTLLDGETVPAADVGAVRDVVLSGPRPVQERVPLLVGGNHPDLLTWAGAHADAVGLSGLGRTLPDGHSHTVSWTPARIEASIAAVRAGAGAVGREVPPLEALVQVVTVTDDRRGAVTDMAQETGTDVEDLLAAPYLWVGTTEEIVEQVRAARQRWGISRWVVRAGAFDTAGEVIARLAENS from the coding sequence GTGAGCGAGCACCCGATCCACGTCTCCCTGCAGGCCTCGCCCCAGGACGCCTCGTCCTGGGTCGACCTCGCCCGCCGCTGCGAGGACGCCGGGTTCCGCGCCCTCCTGGTCTCCGACCACCCCGGCAGCGGCCCCTCCCCCTTCACCGCCCTCGCCGCAGCAGCCACCGCCACCACCACCCTGCGACTCGGCACCTACGTCCTGAACGCCGGCATCCGCGACGCCCTGCTCATCGCCGCCGACACCGCCACCCTCGACGTCGTCTCCGACGGCCGCGCCGACGTCGGCATCGGAGCCGGTCACACCCCCGCGGAGTGGGAGATGACCGGGCGCACCCGCCCAGACGCCGCCGGTCGCATCCGGCACCTGATCGACGTCGCCGGCGCCGTGCGCACCCTGCTGGACGGCGAGACGGTCCCCGCCGCCGACGTCGGCGCCGTTCGCGACGTGGTCCTGTCCGGCCCGCGGCCGGTGCAGGAGCGGGTGCCGTTGCTCGTCGGGGGCAACCACCCCGACCTGCTGACCTGGGCCGGCGCCCACGCCGACGCGGTGGGCCTGTCCGGGCTGGGGCGCACCTTGCCCGACGGGCACTCCCACACCGTGTCCTGGACGCCGGCGCGGATCGAGGCGAGCATCGCCGCGGTGCGCGCCGGCGCCGGAGCGGTCGGTCGTGAGGTGCCGCCCCTGGAGGCGCTGGTGCAGGTGGTCACGGTGACCGATGACCGACGTGGCGCCGTCACCGACATGGCGCAGGAGACCGGGACGGACGTCGAAGACCTGCTGGCCGCGCCCTACCTGTGGGTCGGCACCACCGAGGAGATCGTCGAGCAGGTGCGGGCGGCTCGTCAGCGGTGGGGCATCAGTCGTTGGGTCGTACGCGCCGGAGCCTTCGACACCGCAGGTGAGGTCATCGCCCGCCTCGCAGAGAACTCGTGA
- a CDS encoding serine hydrolase domain-containing protein — MPAPTLTPEVVAAAAAVAADWIEFRRRRLDVPGVQFAVRLNDDLVHSSAHGHADREGDVALTPEHVFRVASHSKTFTATAVLRLAEQGRLRLDDTLATHVPWVAEEDAELARASLRELLGHAAGLTRDGLDGDFWQLEHGFLDVDGLRAAVRSGGSVIPRSSRFKYSNIGYSLLGLVVEAVTGTPYGEFVASELVAPLGLARTTPDLPAAGELVTGYSPASTGPRRPLPHPSTAGMAAATGFCSTAEDLTAWFSAHRHGRTELLSEHAKRLAQRAEWPTEGTDRFYGLGFIGEKVGARQLVGHSGGFPGHITKSLLDPESGLALSVLTNSVDGPASELAVGVVKLVDLFLAEWGTEEPAVDLDAFCGRWANLWGPQDVVRAGSALISFDPDTVDPAANPVTFDVLDGQTLKVVRDGGFGSFGEDWTLGRRADGTPTLRGHSGITMVPLDRYAPV; from the coding sequence GTGCCTGCTCCCACCCTCACGCCCGAGGTCGTCGCCGCTGCGGCCGCCGTCGCCGCCGACTGGATCGAGTTCCGTCGTCGGCGTCTCGACGTTCCCGGTGTCCAGTTCGCCGTCCGGTTGAACGACGACCTGGTGCACTCCAGCGCCCACGGCCACGCCGACCGCGAGGGTGACGTCGCCCTCACCCCCGAGCACGTGTTCCGGGTGGCCTCGCACTCCAAGACCTTCACCGCGACGGCCGTGCTGCGCCTGGCCGAACAGGGCCGGCTCCGGCTCGACGACACCCTCGCCACCCACGTGCCGTGGGTCGCCGAGGAGGACGCCGAACTGGCCCGGGCGAGCCTGCGTGAACTCCTCGGCCACGCCGCGGGCCTCACCCGCGACGGCCTCGACGGCGACTTCTGGCAACTGGAGCACGGGTTCCTCGACGTCGACGGGCTGCGGGCCGCCGTGCGGTCCGGGGGTTCGGTGATCCCCCGCTCCTCGCGGTTCAAGTACTCCAACATCGGGTACTCGCTGCTCGGCCTCGTCGTGGAGGCGGTGACGGGCACCCCCTACGGCGAGTTCGTCGCGAGCGAACTCGTCGCCCCGCTGGGTCTGGCGCGCACGACTCCGGACCTGCCGGCGGCGGGCGAGCTCGTGACGGGGTACTCCCCCGCCTCGACCGGGCCGCGACGTCCGCTCCCGCACCCCTCGACCGCCGGGATGGCCGCGGCGACCGGTTTCTGCTCCACGGCCGAGGACCTCACGGCGTGGTTCTCCGCGCACCGCCACGGACGCACCGAGCTGCTGAGCGAGCACGCGAAACGGCTGGCGCAGCGCGCCGAGTGGCCGACGGAGGGGACCGACCGGTTCTACGGTCTGGGGTTCATCGGCGAGAAGGTCGGTGCACGACAACTGGTCGGGCACTCCGGCGGGTTCCCCGGCCACATCACGAAGAGCCTCCTGGACCCGGAGTCGGGTCTCGCGCTGAGCGTGCTCACCAACAGCGTCGACGGCCCGGCGTCGGAACTCGCGGTCGGGGTCGTGAAGCTCGTCGACCTGTTCCTCGCCGAGTGGGGGACCGAGGAACCCGCCGTCGACCTCGACGCGTTCTGCGGCCGGTGGGCCAACCTGTGGGGTCCGCAGGACGTCGTGCGAGCGGGTTCCGCACTGATCTCCTTCGACCCCGACACGGTGGACCCCGCGGCGAACCCCGTGACGTTCGACGTGCTCGACGGGCAGACCCTGAAGGTCGTGCGGGACGGCGGTTTCGGGTCGTTCGGGGAGGACTGGACGTTGGGCCGGCGTGCGGACGGTACCCCGACGCTGCGCGGCCACAGCGGCATCACGATGGTGCCGCTGGACCGCTACGCGCCGGTCTGA
- a CDS encoding OsmC family peroxiredoxin, with protein sequence MPTRTARTAWNGTLETGSGQVELSSSKVGTYDVSFPKRAADDAGGTTSPEELIAAAHSSCYAMQFSALLAEAGGTPESLEVTADVSLGPDAAGGFKLTGIVLKVTGEVSGIDNDTFVKTAQAAKETCPVSKALTGVEITLEASLDA encoded by the coding sequence ATGCCCACCCGTACCGCACGCACCGCCTGGAACGGCACCCTCGAGACCGGCTCCGGCCAGGTCGAGCTGTCCAGCTCCAAGGTCGGCACCTACGACGTCTCCTTCCCCAAGCGCGCGGCCGACGACGCCGGCGGCACCACGAGCCCCGAGGAGCTCATCGCCGCCGCCCACTCCTCCTGCTACGCCATGCAGTTCTCGGCGCTGCTGGCCGAGGCCGGCGGCACGCCGGAGAGCCTCGAGGTCACCGCCGACGTCTCCCTCGGCCCGGACGCCGCCGGTGGTTTCAAGCTGACCGGCATCGTGTTGAAGGTCACCGGTGAGGTCAGCGGGATCGACAACGACACCTTCGTCAAGACCGCGCAGGCGGCCAAGGAGACCTGCCCGGTCTCCAAGGCCCTCACCGGCGTCGAGATCACCCTCGAGGCCTCGCTCGACGCCTGA
- a CDS encoding DEAD/DEAH box helicase, with the protein MPQYEDRSYRSSRPSRSDEGGFQRRDSRGYRTEDRPSSDRSFDRDDRPRSSGYQGGGGGSYQSRGGSSSGGYQGGSSSRGGFSSGGGSRSGYQGGGNRRNSTPRSPRSFAPSATEQALTAAELIEVAESTFAELGLPDELVQALERRGMTAPFAIQSRTLPDGIAGRDILGRARTGSGKTLGFGLPMLARLASQKRARITGAPRGLVLVPTRELAMQVADALRPLGDSLDLRLSVVVGGVPYGRQISALQRGIDILIATPGRLVDLIERDAVSLAEVDIAVLDEADHMADLGFLPNVRAILEGTKPGGQRMFFSATLDRGVEALVNDFLTDPAFHAAPADPDDVGHMEHRVFAVRPHDKLSILTEISKRPARSIFFVRTKLGAQRLADQLREAGAPAEAIHGDLRQSQRSKAIDAFSAGETRVLVATDVAARGIHVDDVDLVVHVDPPNDHKDYLHRSGRTARAGATGTVLAIALPDQVRRYGWLHRDAGVEAKNVENVNAGDETVRAVAESGEIVVIKPRRTETREGGARGPRRGPRREGGFRGGPRREGQGGAPRGPRRESAPRD; encoded by the coding sequence ATGCCCCAGTACGAAGACCGTTCGTACCGTTCCAGCCGTCCCTCGCGTTCTGACGAGGGCGGGTTCCAGCGCCGCGATTCCCGTGGCTACCGCACGGAGGACCGCCCGTCCTCCGACCGCTCCTTCGACCGGGACGACCGTCCCCGTTCGAGCGGTTACCAGGGTGGCGGTGGCGGCAGCTACCAGAGCCGTGGCGGCTCGTCCTCCGGTGGGTACCAGGGCGGCAGCAGCAGCCGCGGTGGTTTCTCCTCCGGTGGCGGCAGCCGCAGTGGCTACCAGGGTGGCGGCAACCGCCGCAACAGCACCCCGCGCAGCCCGCGCTCCTTCGCCCCCTCGGCGACCGAGCAGGCCCTCACCGCGGCCGAGCTGATCGAGGTCGCCGAGTCGACCTTCGCCGAGCTCGGTCTGCCCGACGAGCTGGTGCAGGCGCTCGAGCGTCGCGGGATGACCGCGCCGTTCGCGATCCAGTCGCGCACCCTGCCCGACGGCATCGCCGGCCGCGACATCCTCGGCCGTGCCCGCACCGGCTCCGGCAAGACCCTCGGGTTCGGCCTGCCGATGCTCGCGCGTCTCGCCTCGCAGAAGCGGGCCCGCATCACCGGTGCACCGCGCGGTCTGGTCCTCGTGCCGACCCGCGAGCTCGCGATGCAGGTCGCCGACGCGTTGCGTCCCCTCGGTGACTCCCTCGACCTGCGGCTGTCCGTGGTCGTCGGCGGCGTCCCCTACGGCCGTCAGATCTCCGCTCTCCAGCGCGGGATCGACATCCTCATCGCCACGCCGGGTCGACTCGTCGACCTGATCGAGCGCGACGCCGTCTCCCTCGCCGAGGTCGACATCGCCGTCCTCGACGAAGCCGACCACATGGCCGACCTGGGCTTCCTGCCCAACGTCCGGGCCATCCTCGAGGGCACCAAGCCCGGCGGGCAGCGGATGTTCTTCTCCGCCACCCTCGACCGCGGTGTCGAAGCCCTCGTGAACGACTTCCTGACCGACCCGGCGTTCCACGCCGCGCCGGCCGACCCCGACGACGTCGGGCACATGGAGCACCGGGTCTTCGCGGTCCGGCCGCACGACAAGCTGTCGATCCTCACGGAGATCAGCAAGCGTCCGGCGCGTTCCATCTTCTTCGTGCGCACCAAGCTCGGCGCCCAGCGCCTGGCCGACCAGCTGCGCGAAGCCGGTGCGCCGGCCGAGGCGATCCACGGGGACCTGCGCCAGTCGCAGCGTTCCAAGGCGATCGACGCCTTCTCGGCCGGGGAGACCCGTGTCCTCGTCGCGACCGACGTCGCCGCCCGCGGCATCCACGTCGACGACGTGGACCTCGTCGTGCACGTCGACCCGCCGAACGACCACAAGGACTACCTGCACCGCTCCGGCCGCACCGCGCGCGCCGGTGCGACCGGGACCGTCCTCGCGATCGCTCTGCCCGACCAGGTCCGCCGTTACGGCTGGCTGCACCGGGACGCGGGTGTCGAGGCCAAGAACGTCGAGAACGTCAACGCCGGGGACGAGACCGTCCGCGCCGTCGCCGAGTCCGGCGAGATCGTGGTCATCAAGCCCCGTCGCACCGAGACCCGCGAAGGTGGTGCTCGTGGCCCGCGCCGCGGCCCGCGTCGTGAGGGCGGCTTCCGTGGCGGTCCCCGCCGCGAAGGCCAGGGTGGCGCTCCTCGCGGTCCGCGTCGCGAGAGCGCTCCGCGCGACTGA
- the pta gene encoding phosphate acetyltransferase, with the protein MARVLLVVPTGHGAGLTSTCLGLVRALDARGVAVGFHKPLAQATRGSEADRSVALVRLTTTLDPSEPIPASRVVERLSRGDIDDLMEEVVAAAEKVLAAHDVVVVEGLAPSADQVFSGRVNQALATALDADVLLVGSAGVDGTDPGAPERIAEDMAVTAGTYRTGEALRVIGGVVSRWPVPEDPETAVARISALRGALEHHEIPLVGAVPFRGDLTWARVRDLVHDLDVEVLTHGDQGRRIKEVVVAAQAVPGMLPLLREGRLILVPGDRHDVVMATCLAALNGNRLAGLLLTAGVGMDPRVQELTAAAAATGLPILRSDRSTYATATAVNRLDPEVPADDAERALAVSSTVADALDPGWLAQLPTASHTPRLSPAAFRRRLTTLAAERRQRIVLPEGAEPRTIQAAVICAQRGIARPVLLADPDEVASVAAGLGLTIPEGVEVLDPAGLVETYVDVLVEARKHKGMTVDVARDSLADPIWLGTAMLQAGAVDGLVAGAVHTTAATVRPALQIIRTKPGARLVSSVFFMCLPDDVVIYGDCAVNPDPGAEDLADIALQSAASARAFGIEPRVAMISFSTGSSGSGTSVDKVAEATRIAREREPDLIIDGPLQYDAAAVASVAASKAPNSPVAGRATVFVFPDLNTGNTTYKAVQRNAGVISVGPMLQGLAKPVNDLSRGALVDDIVYTIALTAIQASRG; encoded by the coding sequence ATGGCCCGCGTGCTGCTCGTCGTCCCCACCGGCCACGGTGCCGGCCTCACCTCGACCTGCCTCGGGCTGGTCCGGGCCCTCGACGCCCGCGGGGTCGCCGTCGGGTTCCACAAACCGCTGGCGCAGGCGACCCGTGGGTCCGAGGCCGACCGCTCCGTCGCGCTCGTACGGCTCACCACCACGCTGGACCCCTCCGAACCCATCCCGGCCTCCCGCGTCGTCGAACGCCTCTCCCGCGGCGACATCGACGACCTGATGGAGGAGGTCGTCGCCGCCGCCGAGAAGGTCCTCGCCGCCCACGACGTCGTCGTCGTCGAAGGCCTCGCCCCCTCCGCCGACCAGGTGTTCTCCGGCCGGGTCAACCAGGCGCTCGCGACGGCGCTCGACGCCGACGTGCTGCTCGTCGGGTCCGCCGGCGTCGACGGCACCGACCCCGGCGCACCCGAACGCATCGCCGAGGACATGGCCGTCACCGCCGGGACCTACCGGACCGGCGAGGCGCTGCGCGTCATCGGCGGGGTCGTCTCGCGCTGGCCCGTCCCGGAGGACCCCGAGACCGCCGTGGCCCGGATCTCCGCACTGCGCGGCGCGCTGGAGCACCACGAGATCCCCCTCGTGGGGGCCGTGCCCTTCCGCGGTGACCTCACCTGGGCGCGGGTGCGCGACCTCGTCCACGACCTCGACGTCGAGGTGCTCACCCACGGCGACCAGGGCCGGCGCATCAAGGAGGTCGTCGTCGCGGCGCAGGCCGTCCCGGGGATGCTCCCGCTGCTGCGCGAGGGTCGCCTCATCCTCGTCCCCGGCGACCGCCACGACGTCGTCATGGCCACCTGCCTCGCCGCGCTCAACGGCAACCGCCTCGCCGGTCTGCTGCTGACCGCCGGCGTCGGCATGGACCCCCGCGTGCAGGAGCTCACCGCGGCCGCGGCCGCCACCGGGCTGCCGATCCTGCGCTCCGACCGCTCCACCTACGCCACGGCCACGGCCGTCAACCGGCTCGACCCCGAGGTGCCCGCCGACGACGCGGAACGGGCGCTCGCGGTCTCCTCGACGGTCGCCGACGCCCTCGACCCCGGCTGGCTGGCCCAGCTGCCGACGGCCTCGCACACCCCACGCCTCTCGCCCGCGGCCTTCCGGCGTCGCCTCACCACGCTGGCCGCCGAACGCCGGCAGCGGATCGTCCTGCCCGAGGGCGCCGAACCGCGCACGATCCAGGCCGCGGTCATCTGCGCGCAGCGCGGGATCGCCCGACCCGTGCTGCTGGCCGACCCCGACGAGGTCGCCTCGGTGGCGGCCGGGCTGGGGCTGACGATCCCCGAGGGGGTCGAGGTGCTCGACCCGGCCGGTCTGGTCGAGACCTACGTCGACGTGCTCGTCGAAGCCCGCAAGCACAAGGGCATGACCGTCGACGTCGCCCGCGACTCCCTCGCCGACCCGATCTGGCTGGGGACGGCGATGCTGCAGGCGGGAGCCGTCGACGGTCTCGTCGCCGGTGCCGTGCACACCACCGCCGCGACGGTTCGCCCTGCGCTGCAGATCATCCGGACGAAACCGGGGGCCCGGTTGGTGTCCAGCGTGTTCTTCATGTGCCTGCCCGACGACGTCGTCATCTACGGCGACTGCGCGGTGAACCCCGACCCCGGGGCCGAGGACCTGGCCGACATCGCCCTGCAGTCCGCGGCGTCGGCGCGCGCGTTCGGGATCGAACCCCGGGTCGCGATGATCTCGTTCTCCACCGGCTCCTCGGGCTCCGGCACCAGCGTGGACAAGGTGGCCGAGGCGACCCGCATCGCCCGCGAGCGCGAACCCGACCTCATCATCGACGGGCCGCTGCAGTACGACGCCGCCGCCGTCGCCTCCGTCGCGGCCTCGAAGGCGCCGAACTCACCCGTCGCCGGCCGCGCCACCGTGTTCGTCTTCCCGGACCTGAACACCGGCAACACGACGTACAAGGCGGTGCAGCGCAACGCAGGGGTCATCTCGGTGGGGCCGATGCTGCAGGGGTTGGCCAAGCCCGTGAACGACCTCTCGCGCGGCGCGCTCGTCGACGACATCGTCTACACGATCGCGCTCACCGCGATCCAGGCCTCGCGCGGCTGA
- a CDS encoding acetate/propionate family kinase → MSTSQGSVVVVNCGSSSVKLALVDPVTGERALSCLGERIGSPDAVVHMTTAVDGELRTRTITPAATTHRGALAHVLQRLLDLDLPPLLGVGHRVVQGGAVFRGSVRVDDRVLAQIHELSALAPLHNPANASGIEAARAVLPDLEHVAVFDTAFHQTMPEVNYRYAVPTQWYEEFGVRRYGMHGTSHRYVSQRATELLQASGRDPRGLKLVVAHLGNGCSATAVLDGRSVDTTMGLTPLEGLVMGTRSGDVDPAVVELVVARTGMSVTEVVKQLNSNSGLLALSGLSNDVRTLSGQAAEGHAGAKLALEVFVHRAAKHVAALTVSLGGLDALVLTGGIGENAKNVRSMLLAKLAHLGLVEDPAANDEHGRSATPTGCITVPGGGPLAMVVPTDEELLIARDTVALVEHR, encoded by the coding sequence GTGTCGACCAGTCAGGGTTCCGTCGTCGTCGTGAACTGCGGCAGTTCCTCGGTGAAGCTGGCGCTCGTGGACCCGGTGACGGGGGAGCGGGCGCTCAGCTGCCTCGGGGAGCGGATCGGGTCCCCGGACGCAGTGGTCCACATGACGACCGCCGTTGACGGTGAGCTGAGAACGCGCACGATCACCCCGGCCGCCACCACCCACCGCGGGGCCCTCGCGCACGTCCTGCAGCGCCTGCTCGACCTCGACCTGCCGCCGCTGCTCGGCGTCGGGCACCGCGTCGTCCAGGGTGGCGCCGTGTTCCGCGGTTCCGTCCGCGTCGACGACCGGGTGCTGGCGCAGATCCACGAACTGTCGGCCCTCGCCCCCCTGCACAACCCGGCCAACGCCTCCGGCATCGAAGCCGCCCGGGCCGTCCTGCCCGACCTGGAGCACGTCGCCGTCTTCGACACCGCCTTCCACCAGACGATGCCCGAGGTGAACTACCGCTACGCGGTGCCGACGCAGTGGTACGAGGAGTTCGGCGTCCGCCGCTACGGCATGCACGGGACCAGCCACCGCTACGTCAGCCAGCGCGCCACCGAGCTGCTGCAGGCCTCCGGGCGGGACCCGCGCGGGCTGAAGCTCGTCGTGGCTCACCTCGGGAACGGGTGCAGCGCAACGGCTGTCCTCGACGGTCGCTCCGTCGACACCACCATGGGCCTCACCCCGCTGGAAGGCCTGGTGATGGGCACCCGCTCGGGTGACGTGGACCCGGCGGTCGTCGAACTCGTCGTCGCCCGGACCGGGATGAGCGTCACCGAGGTGGTGAAGCAGCTGAACTCGAACTCGGGGCTGCTGGCGCTGTCGGGGCTCTCCAACGACGTCCGGACGCTGTCCGGCCAGGCCGCGGAAGGCCACGCCGGGGCCAAGCTGGCCTTGGAGGTCTTCGTGCACCGGGCGGCCAAGCACGTCGCCGCGCTGACGGTGTCCCTGGGCGGGCTGGACGCCCTCGTCCTGACCGGCGGGATCGGCGAGAACGCCAAGAACGTCCGCTCGATGCTGCTGGCCAAGCTGGCGCACCTCGGGCTCGTCGAGGACCCCGCCGCCAACGACGAGCACGGCCGCTCCGCGACACCGACCGGGTGCATCACCGTCCCCGGCGGAGGACCGCTGGCCATGGTCGTCCCCACGGACGAGGAGCTGCTCATCGCGCGGGACACGGTCGCCCTCGTCGAGCACCGCTGA
- a CDS encoding TenA family protein: MSFTDDTWTRTAGLRTAVENSAFLAELGAGSLDPATFRHYLEQDTIYLAGYARALSLLAARAPGSDSAGFWAGSAHGAASVEVSLHADLLAGGRLPEPTGPVLASPTTLGYVSYLVAAAATAPYAVAAAAVLPCFWIYADAGRRLAAHADLVADHPYARWVAAYDAPEFHLAVERARRFVDEAALAAPGDVEAMHEAFATATRYEWMFWETAHAREGWPAA; this comes from the coding sequence GTGAGCTTCACCGACGACACCTGGACCCGCACCGCCGGCCTGCGCACGGCGGTCGAGAACTCCGCGTTCCTCGCCGAACTCGGCGCCGGGTCGCTGGACCCCGCGACGTTCCGGCACTACCTGGAACAGGACACGATCTACCTCGCCGGCTACGCCCGGGCGCTGTCCCTGCTCGCGGCCCGCGCGCCGGGATCCGACAGCGCGGGGTTCTGGGCCGGTTCCGCGCACGGCGCCGCGAGCGTCGAGGTGTCCCTGCACGCCGACCTCCTCGCCGGCGGCCGGTTGCCGGAACCGACGGGACCGGTCCTCGCGTCCCCGACGACGCTCGGCTACGTCTCCTACCTCGTCGCCGCCGCGGCGACCGCCCCCTACGCCGTCGCCGCCGCCGCGGTGCTGCCCTGCTTCTGGATCTACGCCGACGCCGGGCGACGACTGGCCGCCCACGCGGACCTCGTCGCCGACCACCCCTACGCGCGGTGGGTCGCGGCCTACGACGCCCCCGAGTTCCACCTCGCCGTGGAGCGGGCCCGGCGGTTCGTGGACGAGGCGGCGCTCGCCGCCCCGGGTGACGTCGAGGCGATGCACGAGGCGTTCGCGACCGCGACGCGCTACGAGTGGATGTTCTGGGAGACCGCCCACGCCCGTGAGGGCTGGCCCGCTGCGTGA